A genome region from Gigantopelta aegis isolate Gae_Host chromosome 3, Gae_host_genome, whole genome shotgun sequence includes the following:
- the LOC121367750 gene encoding A-kinase anchor protein 10, mitochondrial-like, with amino-acid sequence MSFFRRKLKAEVPEALAVSQVGLKRTPSNRSNASPKTPGSADSFFNGDIGVPDALLTSRPTQLLLSNTDNPSSFNGQLNSPMRTSSRLSKTLQEILHDRNAVTCFLEFLESLKAGHLLKFWLDAESFHASSVLRMRSRAIKGKSSSVAKMSQTDSPTTEISNSCAVQESQDAIKSRNENDSGFPKDKDSLTAKFEKEKHCTLSNQSSANPGDVHRNRTSSSNSLDNSSPALVTNLSDEHKGRTSSSGSLENSNQHKERGPTDSESVTNNTEPTAKKKVRPHLSEEELQQKLRENVQRDAVTVFTKYISPDATHPINVTEKLRNITISRICKEDGEVDPSSFADCQQFVVEKMNTEYYRGFLDSVFHCKHQVDVLTGGKVYLADFLYSEFALSYFMEFMEQEGGSQLLQFWLAADNFQQHLTTQRGSYDGIQAQNDAMILYDKYFSLQATEPLGFDDKTRFEVEGNICREAGPLPDCFAKPRDIVLHTLDKVYFQNFIKSEMYYKFLSDLVTTVQVSHDMPLKPKHKREASDTSSQHSGSSGSLGTDSLGSKNAQQNKKLSKNTADDMRFDAILLNPDELWKRPDTGPMSLGEVNHLGQFISQLAPVPDQDKKKGRFFKKREAKRKEEEEMALKIAEMIINDVKTMTQTGDICAGRASSYLDSSPSANSGQTVPSSSHQPGASS; translated from the exons ATGTCGTTTTTCAGAC GGAAGCTCAAGGCAGAGGTCCCTGAAGCACTAGCTGTTTCACAAGTGGGCTTGAAGCGAACTCCATCAAACAGAAGTAATGCTAGTCCCAAAACACCGGGATCTGCGGACTCTTTCTTCAATGGTGACATTG GTGTTCCTGATGCCCTGCTAACTTCAAGGCCAACTCAACTTCTACTCAGTAACACTGATAACCCGA GTTCATTTAATGGACAACTGAATTCTCCAATGAGGACATCATCCCGCCTGTCCAAAACATTGCAGGAAATTCTTCACGACAGAAATGCTGTTACTTGTTTCCTTGAATTCCTCGAATCACTCAAGGCGGGACATCTGCTGAAATTCTGGTTAGATGCAGAAAGTTTCCATGCTTCATCAGTTTTAAGAATGAGATCCCGCGCCATAAAAGGCAAAAGTTCCAGTGTTGCTAAAATGTCCCAAACTGATTCCCCAACCACTGAAATTTCCAACAGTTGTGCAGTTCAAGAAAGCCAAGATGCTATCAAAAGCAGAAATGAAAATGATTCCGGTTTTCCAAAAGATAAAGACTCCCTCACTGCCAAGTTTGAAAAGGAAAAACATTGTACGCTTTCAAACCAAAGTTCTGCTAACCCAGGTGATGTACATAGAAATAGAACTTCCAGTAGTAACAGTCTAGACAATTCCAGTCCAGCACTTGTGACCAACTTGAGTGATGAGCATAAGGGTAGGACCTCCAGTAGTGGTAGTTTAGAGAACTCGAACCAGCACAAAGAACGGGGACCCACTGACAGTGAGTCGGTTACCAATAACACAGAACCTACTGCAAAGAAAAAAGTCCGACCTCATTTATCAGAAGAAGAACTTCAGCAGAAGCTTAGAGAAA ATGTACAAAGAGATGCAGTAACTGTTTTCACAAAGTATATTTCTCCGGATGCAACACACCCTATCAATGTCACTGAAAAGCTGAGAAATATCACAATAA GTCGAATTTGTAAGGAAGATGGGGAAGTTGACCCATCAAGTTTTGCTGACTGTCAGCAGTTTGTTGTTGAGAAGATGAACACAGA GTACTACCGGGGCTTTCTAGACAGCGTGTTCCACTGTAAACACCAGGTGGATGTCCTGACAGGTGGGAAGGTTTACCTGGCGGACTTCCTCTACAGCGAGTTTGCCCTCTCCTATTTCATGGAG TTTATGGAACAGGAAGGTGGGAGTCAACTGCTACAGTTCTGGTTGGCGGCTGACAACTTTCAGCAGCACCTGACTACTCAGCGGGGCTCGTATGATGGAATTCAGGCCCAGAACGATGCCATGATTCTCTACGACAA GTATTTTTCACTTCAAGCCACTGAACCTCTTGGGTTTGATGACAAGACGCGTTTTGAGGTCGAGGGAAACATCTGCAGAGAAGCTGGCCCACTTCCCGACTGTTTTGCCAAACCAAGAGATATAGTTCTACATACTCTAGACAAG gtatattttcaaaatttcatcAAGAGTGAGATGTATTACAAGTTTCTGTCGGATCTCGTCACCACTGTTCAAGTGTCACATGACATGCCACTGAAACCTAAACACAAAAGAGAAG CGAGTGATACGTCGTCTCAACACAGCGGGAGCAGTGGCAGTCTCGGAACAGACAGCCTTGGGTCGAAGAATgcacaacaaaacaagaaattGTCTAAAAACACAGCTGATGATATGAGGTTCGACGCTATTTTACTTAACCCTGACGAACTCTGGAAGAGACCAGATACTGG GCCTATGTCTTTAGGTGAGGTGAACCATCTTGGCCAGTTCATATCCCAGCTTGCTCCAGTGCCCGATCAAGATAAAAAGAAAG GTCGATTTTTTAAGAAGAGAGAAGCAAAGAGAAAG GAGGAAGAAGAGATGGCTTTGAAGATAGCGGAGATGATAATTAACGACGTGAAGACAATGACACAAACAGGTGATATCTGTGCTGGGCGCGCGTCGTCATATTTGGACAGCAGTCCCAGCGCCAATAGTGGGCAGACAGTACCATCGTCAAGTCATCAGCCCGGTGCCAGTTCTTGA